A single region of the Euzebyales bacterium genome encodes:
- a CDS encoding TetR/AcrR family transcriptional regulator C-terminal domain-containing protein, with the protein MSDPVHGKVQRLRDTGDVAADLRDLARSELALVMQPRIIRVRRLVISEVDRFPELGLAFYEQGPGRIINALAETFERLTARGLLYCDDPLVAATHFNWLIMSQPLNRAMFLHDAAVP; encoded by the coding sequence GTGAGCGACCCTGTGCACGGGAAGGTGCAGCGCCTACGGGACACTGGCGATGTCGCTGCTGACCTACGAGATCTCGCCCGAAGTGAGCTCGCGCTCGTCATGCAGCCGCGGATCATTCGTGTACGGCGCCTGGTGATCAGCGAGGTCGACCGGTTCCCCGAACTCGGGCTCGCCTTCTACGAGCAGGGACCTGGACGCATCATCAACGCGCTTGCTGAGACCTTCGAGCGTCTGACCGCTCGCGGTCTGCTGTACTGCGACGACCCGCTCGTCGCTGCGACGCATTTCAACTGGCTCATCATGTCCCAACCGCTCAACCGGGCCATGTTCCTCCACGATGCCGCCGTGCC